Proteins from a genomic interval of Acidobacteriota bacterium:
- a CDS encoding NAD(P)-dependent glycerol-3-phosphate dehydrogenase, whose translation MSRVAIIGAGAWGTALAMVLGRKGAHTVRLWANEPDVCQSMEQRHVNERFLPGFTLPDSIHATGDLSHAVEGAEIVVSVMPSQHCRSLFARMAPSLKPQMLFVSCTKGLEDGTLLRISEVITDTLRSVPFTPRIGALSGPSFAKEVARGDPTAVTVASVDTELARIVQEAFNDSRFRVYTNDDVIGVELGGALKNIIAIAAGVCAGLGLGHNSVAALITRGLAEIARLTVACGGRLDTMAGLAGLGDLVLTCTGDLSRNRSVGVELGKGQRLADIIAGMHGTVAEGVFTTKAAVGLARKKNVEMPITEQMYAILEDGKSPQRAIEDLMTRAAKREA comes from the coding sequence ATGAGCCGCGTCGCAATTATCGGAGCAGGCGCCTGGGGAACGGCTCTAGCCATGGTTCTCGGCAGAAAGGGCGCGCATACAGTCCGTCTCTGGGCAAATGAGCCAGATGTTTGCCAGAGCATGGAGCAGCGTCACGTCAACGAGCGGTTTCTGCCCGGCTTTACGCTCCCCGACTCCATTCATGCCACTGGAGATTTGTCCCATGCCGTGGAAGGCGCCGAGATCGTGGTCAGTGTCATGCCATCGCAACATTGCCGATCATTGTTTGCGCGCATGGCACCCAGCCTTAAGCCACAAATGCTCTTCGTCAGCTGCACCAAGGGATTGGAAGATGGAACTCTTCTGCGGATCTCGGAAGTCATCACGGATACTCTCCGCAGCGTTCCCTTCACTCCGCGTATCGGCGCTTTGAGTGGGCCATCATTTGCCAAGGAAGTTGCGCGCGGCGATCCGACTGCGGTTACGGTGGCGTCCGTCGATACAGAACTAGCGCGCATCGTGCAAGAGGCGTTTAACGACTCCCGTTTCCGCGTCTACACCAATGACGATGTAATCGGAGTCGAACTGGGCGGAGCGCTCAAGAACATCATCGCGATTGCGGCTGGAGTTTGCGCCGGGCTCGGCCTGGGACATAATTCGGTAGCTGCGTTGATCACCCGTGGACTCGCCGAAATCGCACGCCTGACCGTAGCCTGCGGCGGCCGCCTCGACACGATGGCCGGACTCGCTGGCCTGGGCGACCTGGTCCTTACCTGCACCGGCGATCTGTCTCGTAATCGCAGTGTGGGCGTCGAACTCGGCAAGGGACAAAGACTCGCCGACATCATCGCCGGTATGCATGGCACCGTAGCGGAAGGCGTTTTCACGACGAAAGCCGCGGTCGGACTGGCGAGGAAGAAAAACGTCGAGATGCCGATCACCGAACAGATGTATGCGATCCTCGAAGACGGGAAATCTCCACAACGAGCGATCGAAGACTTGATGACGCGCGCTGCCAAGCGCGAAGCGTAA
- the plsY gene encoding glycerol-3-phosphate 1-O-acyltransferase PlsY, which translates to MNAFVITAALSYLLGSIPFGYLLVRIFRGEDVRSSGSGNIGATNVARKSPALGVATLLLDAGKGIAAVVLTRILIAHPHQTLVLTTAAFFAVVGHMFPVWLKFRGGKGVATGFGSFVMIAPKSILCMLGIFVVVVAIFRYVSLGSVVATAPLPLLAWGLREAVEPGAILLMLAASSLIIWKHRQNIARIAAGTEPKLGARAR; encoded by the coding sequence ATGAATGCTTTCGTCATCACCGCGGCACTCAGTTATCTGCTGGGATCCATTCCCTTCGGATACCTGCTGGTGCGCATTTTTCGAGGCGAAGACGTGCGCTCCAGCGGAAGTGGGAACATTGGCGCCACCAACGTCGCGCGCAAATCGCCGGCGTTGGGCGTCGCGACCCTTCTACTTGACGCGGGTAAAGGAATTGCAGCAGTGGTGCTGACCAGGATTCTCATCGCGCATCCTCACCAGACACTCGTCCTGACCACGGCCGCCTTCTTTGCCGTAGTCGGACACATGTTCCCCGTGTGGCTGAAGTTTCGCGGAGGCAAGGGCGTGGCGACCGGCTTCGGCTCGTTTGTCATGATCGCTCCCAAGTCGATCCTCTGTATGCTCGGGATTTTTGTCGTGGTCGTCGCCATCTTCCGTTACGTCTCTCTGGGATCGGTCGTGGCGACTGCGCCTCTTCCGCTTCTTGCATGGGGACTACGTGAGGCGGTCGAACCCGGCGCGATTCTTCTCATGTTGGCTGCATCTTCCCTGATCATCTGGAAACATCGCCAGAATATCGCACGAATAGCCGCTGGCACCGAACCAAAGTTAGGGGCGCGAGCACGATGA
- the thpR gene encoding RNA 2',3'-cyclic phosphodiesterase produces MRIFVAIDLEDSIREKIVRFLDGVREFVPEARWVRPESLHVTLKFIGEQREEQVAAIKETLRGVSCDSMEIRFRGYGFFPTATAPRVFWIGIQAGEALEVLAHNVDIALGALKIPREERPFSPHLTLARAAGGSGAPRWRKGDRANSTFSLLQKRLAALREIDFGTMTAREFFLYQSQLSPSGSKYTKLQSFPLH; encoded by the coding sequence ATGAGAATATTTGTGGCCATCGATCTTGAAGACAGCATTCGCGAGAAGATTGTCCGCTTTCTCGACGGAGTTCGCGAGTTCGTTCCCGAAGCACGCTGGGTTCGGCCGGAGTCGCTTCACGTCACGCTGAAATTCATCGGCGAGCAAAGAGAAGAACAAGTTGCAGCAATCAAGGAGACTCTGCGCGGCGTTTCCTGCGACAGCATGGAAATTCGATTCCGTGGCTACGGATTCTTCCCCACAGCCACGGCGCCCCGCGTATTTTGGATCGGCATTCAGGCCGGCGAAGCACTCGAGGTCCTGGCGCACAACGTCGACATAGCACTCGGGGCGCTGAAGATTCCTCGCGAAGAACGCCCTTTCAGCCCGCATTTGACACTGGCTCGAGCCGCCGGCGGTTCCGGCGCACCCAGGTGGCGCAAAGGGGATCGGGCAAACTCTACTTTTTCCCTGTTGCAGAAACGGCTCGCAGCCCTCCGCGAGATCGACTTCGGTACAATGACCGCTCGCGAGTTTTTTCTTTATCAGAGTCAACTCTCGCCGAGCGGATCGAAATACACGAAACTGCAAAGCTTTCCGCTGCACTGA
- a CDS encoding ChbG/HpnK family deacetylase, whose translation MRRLIVNADDLGMTAGINRAIRETHTSGIVTSATLMASGAAFRDGVELARSSPRLSVGCHVVLVDGAPLSRQEEIPTLLSHRGGPSSRFHSSISSVAARAMLHHFDPDQLVHEIVAQVKQLHAAGLQVTHLDTHKHTHIFPPILHALVQAARITGVPAVRNPFVPASSLRPRLFSRHPGLWKRYGQVRLLNTFSLRFKEKMKRAGLATPDGALGVVETGSFDATLLRQALTDLPDGTWELVCHPGYDDADLRSAHTRLLASRERERELLTSPELREFLDQQSIRLIGYREFAGR comes from the coding sequence GTGCGACGGCTGATTGTGAATGCGGACGACCTGGGCATGACGGCAGGCATCAACCGTGCCATTCGTGAAACGCATACGAGCGGGATCGTTACTTCAGCGACGTTGATGGCGAGTGGAGCCGCGTTTCGCGACGGCGTCGAACTGGCTCGCTCCTCACCTCGGCTCTCGGTGGGATGTCACGTTGTCTTGGTGGATGGCGCGCCGCTTTCCAGGCAGGAAGAGATACCCACTCTGCTTTCGCATCGCGGCGGGCCGTCCAGCCGTTTTCATTCGAGCATTTCGTCTGTGGCCGCCAGGGCGATGCTGCATCATTTCGACCCCGATCAACTGGTACATGAGATCGTGGCGCAAGTGAAGCAGCTTCATGCGGCAGGCCTGCAAGTCACTCACCTGGACACCCACAAACATACCCACATCTTTCCGCCGATCCTCCATGCACTCGTTCAGGCCGCCCGGATCACCGGCGTGCCTGCGGTTCGGAACCCGTTCGTCCCTGCTAGTTCCCTGCGGCCGCGCTTGTTTTCACGGCATCCCGGACTGTGGAAACGCTATGGACAGGTTCGCCTCTTGAATACCTTCTCGTTGCGCTTCAAAGAAAAAATGAAACGAGCAGGCCTCGCAACTCCGGATGGCGCACTTGGCGTGGTCGAAACCGGTTCGTTCGACGCTACCCTGCTTCGCCAGGCACTGACCGACTTGCCGGACGGTACATGGGAACTGGTTTGCCATCCCGGTTACGACGATGCGGACTTGCGGTCGGCACACACTCGGCTGCTTGCGTCACGCGAGCGGGAGCGCGAACTGTTGACGTCGCCGGAACTGCGGGAATTCCTGGATCAACAATCGATTCGGCTGATCGGCTATCGTGAATTTGCAGGACGCTGA